The genomic region CACAGTCAAATTGTTAAACTCGATTCTCTTTGTCAAACTCAGCACGTTCAGTATCACGATCTACCATCCCATCGCTCCTCAGAACGAGGAATGACAGCGAGTTTAATGGAGAAAATTGTCAGTTTATTAACTCTTAACGGTCATTTTCTTCCTAACGTTTTTACACAAGACAAAGATGTATTACTATGGCAAACAGCCGAACACGCAGATCGGCGATCGCGAGCCTTTAGAAAGAATAGAATTCTCATCTTTAAAGAAGGAGGTCAATGTTTATACCGAAATGAGCTTGACAAATCGATGGGAATCAAGTTACTAATTCGATGGATTGCAATTGCAGTGAAAAGTCGAATTGAATGGTCGAAGGTAACAAGCGAGTGGCAGCAGGCAAAAAGAGAACTGACCTCTTTGCAATTCTGGCAGCGATCTCTCAATTTAGAAAAATCGGGCTTAGAAAAATCTGAGCATCAGGATTTAGTAGTTTTTGAGGGAGAACGGAAATAAATACACGCAGCCTTGGTGTCCTCTCTAAAATGATATAAATTTGGTCGCGTAATTGATGAAGGCTGCGTGTATTTATTATTGTCCAAATGCTAAGAATTCATTTGAGCGCAAGAGAAATTTCTAAGTCGATAGAGGATGTATGTACTACGTAGTAAATCGCATTAACTTTCCGAAAACGGAGGACGCTTTCAACTTATACTTTGCCAGCAGTGAAAGTGGAGATATTGACGTAAACTGCGAGACAGGAAAGATCGCTCTGGCGCAAAATGAGATTGTTTCAACTAACTCTTATTTCAACTCTTTTTATGAAAGCTATTATGCCAAATATACAACTCTAAATTCTCTTTACTATTTGTTGAGGCTCAACGGTGATTTTCAAGTTTCAGTCTATAGAGAAGGGTACGAACGAGAACGAGAATTACTCGGACAAGAGACATTCAAACAGTGCCAAATAACAGATGGCGTTAAAATTGCTTTACCTGGTCTCCAGCAAAGTCATACACCTCAAGGCAGAATTTATTTAGAAATTCAGTGCTTGAGCGATCGCGGCATATTTGTAGAGGGAGCGATCGTCACTGAAGAACAACCTGCGAGAAATATCTCGCTTGCAATTATTAGTTGCACTTTTAAAAAAGAAGCATATATCAAAAATACAGTCAAAACAATTTTTCAAGATCCTTTATTAGCGCATAAATCTTGGCAAGTATTTGTAGTTGATAACGGTCAAACCTTAAGCCAAGATGACTTCCCTGATACTAAACTTCAGTTAATTCCAAATGAAAATCTGGGAGGGAGTGGTGGTTTTACAAAAGGAATGGTGACAGCTTTACAATCCGACTGTTACACTCATCTTTTATTAATGGACGACGATATCTTACTAGATACAGAGGCAATCTATCGTTTATTCGGCATTTACGAATATGCTAAAGAAGATTTTGCTGTCGCTGGTAGTATGCTGGATTTATATAAAAAACATATTTTATATGAGGCTGGAGCCGCATACGATAAAGACCCGCAAAGCTTTAAGCAAGCACCGTTTCGCGTTGCTCCTCTTAAGCACAATCTCGAACTACAAAAAACTGATTCTCTTAACCAACTCTTATCAGAAGATGATATAGATTACGGTGGTTTTTGGTTTTTCGCTGTCCCCAGTCAGTTTGTTAGGGAAATCGGATTTCTCCTACCTTTCTTTATTAAGATAGATGACATGGAATTCGGTCTCAGGATAAAAAGGCGACTGGGTAAGCAGATTGTAGCATTTCCATCTATTGCTGCTTGGCACGAACCATTTTATAGCAAGGTTATCGTATGGGATGGTTATTACTACACTCGCAATAATCTGATTGCGCGAACTATTTATGGAACTATAAAGTATACTAACACGCTGTTTAAATTTACTCAAGATTTAATTTACGCGCTATTGATATTTGAATACAATTATGCCGAAATGATAGTCAGAGCTTTTGAAGATTACCTACAAGGACCAAATCTTCTCAAACAGAACTCTCCCGAAAAATTACACCAAGAAATAGTTCAATTGAGCAAGAGTTATAAGACTCAAACATTACAGCCAAACTATTGTCTAGATGCTCAGCTTAGTCCGCCCAGAACGAAAGCTAAAATTGGACAAAAATTAGCAAGTTTATTGACTATTAACGGTCATTTACTCCCGAATTTTATTCATAGCGATGGCGAAGTCATGCTTTGGCAAAACAGCGCTCATGCTGGAACGATTAGTCGCGTTTTTAGGAAAAAGAAAGTAACCATTTATCGAGAAGAAAATAGTTGTTTATTGCAAAATGAATTAGATAAGCCAATTGGAATTAACTTAATAATACGCTGGTTTAAGATTGTTATTCTAAGTACTAGAAAATGGTCGGCGATTGTGAGAGAGTGGAAAACTGCTGCACCTGAATTGACTTCCATGAGTTTTTGGCAACAATATCTCAAGCTTGAAGAATCAAAATAGGAAACGAAGAAGCGACAGTATGCAGACGAAACCTCAAGAATTGACAATTAAAGCAGGACGCACGGAGGCATTATATTGGCAAGATTTATGGCGCTATCGCGAGTTATTTTACTTCTTAGCTTGGCGAGATATTTTAGTCCGTTATAAACAAACAGCGATTGGCATTACTTGGGC from Chroococcidiopsis sp. SAG 2025 harbors:
- a CDS encoding glycosyltransferase, with protein sequence MYYVVNRINFPKTEDAFNLYFASSESGDIDVNCETGKIALAQNEIVSTNSYFNSFYESYYAKYTTLNSLYYLLRLNGDFQVSVYREGYERERELLGQETFKQCQITDGVKIALPGLQQSHTPQGRIYLEIQCLSDRGIFVEGAIVTEEQPARNISLAIISCTFKKEAYIKNTVKTIFQDPLLAHKSWQVFVVDNGQTLSQDDFPDTKLQLIPNENLGGSGGFTKGMVTALQSDCYTHLLLMDDDILLDTEAIYRLFGIYEYAKEDFAVAGSMLDLYKKHILYEAGAAYDKDPQSFKQAPFRVAPLKHNLELQKTDSLNQLLSEDDIDYGGFWFFAVPSQFVREIGFLLPFFIKIDDMEFGLRIKRRLGKQIVAFPSIAAWHEPFYSKVIVWDGYYYTRNNLIARTIYGTIKYTNTLFKFTQDLIYALLIFEYNYAEMIVRAFEDYLQGPNLLKQNSPEKLHQEIVQLSKSYKTQTLQPNYCLDAQLSPPRTKAKIGQKLASLLTINGHLLPNFIHSDGEVMLWQNSAHAGTISRVFRKKKVTIYREENSCLLQNELDKPIGINLIIRWFKIVILSTRKWSAIVREWKTAAPELTSMSFWQQYLKLEESK